From the genome of Sediminibacter sp. Hel_I_10:
AATGGCTTTGTAGTGCGAAGGTAAATTGAAGTGTTCTATCCAATATATAAAGGCCTCTTTCGCTCCTTCCCAATCCTCTTGTTTTAAACGCTTAAGACTTTCTGTATTCCAGTATTCATTAGAATTTGGTTCCACATAAATCAAGGCTTGATCTAAAAACGCATTACCCTTTTGTATGTAATTCTGGCTAAAACGATAATCTGCAGTATAATCTGACAAATCATAAAATGTTCGCGCTTTCACAGCATAATATTCAAACTTGGAGGAATCTGGTAATCGTATAGGGTCAATACTTTCCAAGCTATCAATAGCTTCTTTGAATAATCCTGAGGACATGAGTACAAAGCCCTCTTTTATTTTAACATTGTAGAGTTTTAATGTATCCTTTAAAAGTAATGCTTTTGATTTTGCCTGATCCAAATAGTAATATGCAGAGTCATAATCAAATGACCGATATTCCTTAAACAAAGAAAGATTGTCTTGGTATATCTTGACTTGATCTTCATAATAAACATGTTTGCCCAATTGTTTTTTAATAGTGGCAATACGATTGTTTTTCTTCTGAATATAAACATCTTTTTTACTGATGGCTAATTCCAATTCATTCATAATCGCATCTTTCTGAAAACCAAAAGATGGAATTACAGCGAGAAGACAAACAAAAACTAGAATATGTTTCAAATAATTATTTAACATAAAAATAGTAATAAGAAAAAAAGAGTTGTTCTTTTTTAAGAAACCAACAAATTACACGAGGTTATTTTACAAATATAGCATAAAATAAATCTTGATTTTTGAAAAAATAACCTTGATCGATAGTTCTTCATAAATTTCATAAAAAATTGAAAAACAAATAGTTAAAAAAAAATTTAACAAAATATTTTCTTGATTTTATATTACTACTTTTTATTTCAGTCAAGGTTGTGTCTATTTTTGAAATGTTACGAAAACGTTAACGTCATAAAAGACTAACTCACTATCTATAATTCAGTTTATCTAAAATAAACCTAGATGAACACCATATTATCTGTAATTCATGAAAAAAAGACGACTTACCAATCGCAATCATTTTTTAGTTTCAACAAAGTTGATACTGCTATTTATAACAATGATTGGCTCACCTTTATTTGCTGTAAATTCTAATGATTTATCGTTTGAAACAGTAACAATACAACAAATTACTGTTACAGGAAAAGTAATAGATGAATACGGAATGCCACTACCCGGAGCCAATGTTATAGAAAAGGGCACTTCTAATGGTGTGGCCACAGATATTGATGGAAATTTCAGTATTAATGTGCTTGATAGCTCTTCCATTCTTGTCATCTCTTATGTTGGTTATCAACCAAAAGAAATTATTTCTTCCAATACACTTGCACCCATTCAATTGGAAGCTGACGCCAGCGCTCTTGATGAAATTGTAGTAGTAGGTTACGGATCTACCAAACGAAGAGATGTGACTGGTGCTGTAGCATCAGTATCAGAAAAGGATATGAACCAAGGCGCCATTACCAGTCCATTACAATTGATTTCTGGTAAAGCTGCAGGGGTTAACATTAACCAAACAGGGAGTGAACCTGGGTCTTCACCAAGTGTTAGAATTAGAGGTATTTCTTCTTTAATTGGCGGTAATGATCCTTTGGTAGTTGTGGACGGTATTCAGGGGAATATGGATTTATTGAGTCAAATTCCTCCAAGTGAAATTGCTTCAATTGACATTTTAAAAGACGCGTCAGCAACTGCTATTTATGGATCCAGAGGTGCAGCTGGTGTCATTATAGTAAGCACAAAAAAGAATAAAGCAGGAATGACGACATTACAATATGTGGGAAGTTCTTCTATTGATTATATACCTAAAAAGTTGGACATGCTAGGTGCAGACCAATGGTGGGCACAAGCTCAGCTTTCAGGGGTTCCCGCTTCTGCCAACCATGGCTCCAATACGGACTGGTACAATTTATTGACACAAACCGGATCAACCCAGACTCATACGCTTTCTTTTGGAGGCGGAGCAGACAAGTTTAACTATCGTGCTTCAGTTAGTGCAATCTTACAAGAAGGTGTGGTTATCAATTCAAAAAACCAAAAATATATTGGTAGAATTGTGGCCACTCAAAAAGCGTTGGATGATAATTTGACCTTGACTTACAACCTGAACAGCGGTATTGTTGAAAACACTGGAACCGTTCAAAGTATTGGACGTGCTTCTTTTACATCAAATTTAATTACAAATGCTTATTTGATGCGTCCTACAGATCCTGTATTTGATATTGATGGTAGTTATTTTAATGACCCTAATGTATTTCAATACCTCAACCCTTATGCCGTAGCGCAAACCGTCGTAAACGAAGGCCAGCAAGACAACTTATTTGGCAGTTTAAAGGCTGATTTAAAGATCTATGAGGATTTAACCCTAGGCTGGTTTGGAAGCTGGCGTAAAACCAACAACACTAATGGCTTCTTTCTTCCAGTAGAATCTACAAGTGCCAGTGCCATTGACCAAAACGGATTTGCCAACATAAACAATAGCAAGCAAAATGAGAAACTGATGAACATCAGCCTGAGCTATAAAAAGACATTTGGGGAGCATAATCTCAATGCTTTGGCTCTGTATGAGTGGCAAAACCAAACTTATCAAGGTAATTACGCGCAAGCAAGAGGGTTTATAAACAATATAGCCACCTACAATGCGCTCCAATTGGGTGATTTATCAAACGTAAGACCTGGAGATATTTCTTCATACAAAAATGACCGTACGCTAATTTCCTTTTTAGGCCGTGTCAATTACTCTTTTATGGATCGTTACTTACTGACGCTAAGTATGAGACGTGATGGTTCTTCCGTTTTTGGAGCGAATCATAAATGGGGCAACTTTCCATCAGCATCTGTAGCCTGGCAAATAGATCAAGAGCCTTTTATGGAAAACCAAACTGTTTTTGAACAGCTAAAACTACGTGGTGGCTATGGTGTGACTGGTAACCAACAAGGTTTATATCCTCAAAATTCATTGTCCCTAGTGGGTGGTTCAGGAGTAACCTATTTTGGCGGACAGCAAATCACAAACTTTAATGTGGTTCAAAATGCGAATGCCGATTTACGCTGGGAAACCAAAAAACAGACCAATATAGGGGTGGATTTTTCACTTCTTGACAGTCGTCTGCGCGGAACAATTGATGTTTATACCGCCACAACTGACAATCTATTATTTGATTATACCGTACCACAACCTCCTTATCCGTATCCTTCTATTAAAGCCAATGTAGGAAGTATATTAAATCAAGGTCTAGAAATTTCTCTTGCTTATGACTTAATTGATAAGGAAGACATGACCCTAACCTTGGCAGGAAATGTGTCGTTTCTTAAAAATGAGGTTAAAAGTTTAAGTGGCAGCATCAACGGTGTGCCGTTAAATACAAACTACGTGCCTTGGGGCCCAAGTTCTTATTTGATAGAGGGACAGCCTATTGGTACGTTCAATATTTTACATCATACAGGTAGAGATGATTCCAATGCTGAAACTGTTCAAGATGTTAATGGCGACGGCATTATTGATCAGGGCAACCGAAGTCCTGACCGCATGCTGCAAGGTTCAGCACTACCAACTTACACCTACGCCTTCAACCCAACATTTCGATATAAAAACTTTGATGTTTCTATGTTGTGGAGAGGTTCTGGAGGAAATAAAATCTATAATAGTTTAAAATCGAGCTTAAGTTATTTAGAAAATATAGGGCGATCCAATGTTTTAGAAAGTGCGGTTGATCTTGGTATTTATACCTCTCAATACGGTTCTGATCTTTGGTTGGAAAAAGGAGATTTCTTAAGGCTCGAAAACTTAACCGCTGGATATACTTTTGACTTTAAAGATGTAAAATATTTAGATTCTGTAAGGTTATCAATTACAGGAAACAACCTCATATTAATCACCGATTATTCAGGAATTGATCCCGAACTTAACTTTACAGGCGGCAATGGCTTTGGTGGAGATAATGGCATTTATCCACGTACAAGAAGCTTTGTTATCGGCTTAGATGTGAAATTAAATTAAAATGAAAATGAAAAGAAAAAACGTAGTATTAATAGGATTCTTAAGCGTCCTATTAGTGGTTGCTTGTACCAACGTAGATGAGAATGTTTATGACAAGTACGAATCAAATGAATTTTACGGAACTCCAGAAGGTTCTGATGTGGCGTTGGCAGCAGTTTACGCTCAAGTTGCCGGCAATTGGGGTGGTGTAGGCTATGCAGGAGCTGATAATGGTTGGTATGACATGAACACCATGAGCTCTGACGAGCAGGTCATTCCACATAGAAATACTGGCGATTGGCAATTGGATTTTGCACGCATGTTTAAACACCAATGGCTACCTTCTGATTTGATGGTCAATAACACCTGGAATTGGCTTTACAGATCCATCTTTAATGCCAATTTAGCCGTAGAGCAATTGGTAAACGCAGATGCTGATCCTTCAAAAATTGCTGAAGCAAAAGTGCTGAGGGCATTCTTCTATTATCTATTGATGGATGATTATGGCAATGTGCCTTTTTACACAGAAAACAATATTACCGTTGATCAAATTCCCCAAGCAAACAGATCTGAAGTTTATGATTTTATAGTAACAGAATTGACTGAAAACGTTGACTTGCTTTCCACCGAAAAAGGTGGCAATTATTATGGGCGCTTCAATAGATGGGCGGGTTACACCTTATTGGCCAAAGTGTATCTCAATGCTGAAGTTTACACTGGTACACCACAATGGCAAGCATGTTTAGATGCTTGTGAAATTATAAGTGGAGGTGGTTTTTCATTGCATACCTCAGCTGAAAATGCCTCAAGTCCATTCGAATCTCAATACTATGATCTTTTTGGTGATGTATTGCCAGAAGACGAAACTATTTTGGCCATGTACGCCAGTGTCAACATTGTATCTAGAAACATCTATGGAATTAGATCCCTTTTTGGACCTCATGCACAAGCCGTATTTGGCTATAGCGGATGGAACGGCACCATTGTTCCAACACAATACTTTCTTCAATATGATGAAAATGATATTAGAAGAAAGCAATTCATTTACGGTCCACAACCTGGAGGTGTCAATTATTCTTTGAATGTCACATCTCTTGACGACCCTGGAGCCGCACCACAAGCAGGAGTTAGAGGTCTAAAATTCTATCCAGCAGGTACTATGGATGGTGGCGGTGCTTCCAACGATTTCCCAATGTATAGATATGCCGATATTTTATTGATGCAAGCAGAATGCCATGTGCGTTTAGGAAATACTTCTGCGGCCAAACCATTTGTTGATATGGTGAGACAACGCGCAGGACTTGATGCCTTGGAAGGAGACCCTACAATCACTGATGTTTATAATGAAAGAACTTTTGAACTCAACTGGGAAGGTCATAGAAGACAAGATATGATCCGTTTTGGAACATTTTTACAGCCAAATGAATTTAGAAGTGCTTCAAGTGAATTCAGAAAGCTATTCCCAATCCCAACCTCAGCTTTGGATGCCAACCCAGGGTTAGAGCAAAATCCAGGTTACTAAAACTAAATGTCATGAAAAGAACATCACCAAGATTTAGTCTTAAACGCTAAAGAAAGGTATGCTAATTATATGACCGATAAAAAACACTAAAAATGAAAACATTCATAACCAAACTATTTACTATTAGCCTAGTGCTATTTGCTTTTGCTTCTTGTGATGATGATGCAGAATTAACGACCTTGGAGTTTGTCAGCTTTCCTGCAGCAATAGAGGCCACACCAAACACTATAGTTCTGTCTACAGAAAACAATTCAGAATCTGTAATGACCGTTTCTTGGCCAGAGGTTCAGTTTCCTATTGAAGCACCTGTAACCTATACCTTGGCTATGGATGTAGCTGCAGATACTTTTGGTGAAAATGGCTGGGCAAACGCTATTAGAATCCCTGTGGGAGAAGATGTATTGAGCACTTCAATATTAGGGAATGATTTAAATGATTATGTGGCAACTTTAGGTTTGATGCCAGATGTTGAAGGCGAAGTAATGCTTCGTGTTGAAGCTTATATGGACCGCTATGTTTATTCAGAACCTATTACAGTTGAAGTGACGCCTTACGTTGAAGAAATTGCGTCTGGAGAACTTTACATACCAGGAGCCTATAATGCTTGGGATGCTTCTACAGCAGCAAAACTATCGGCAATAGCGACAGGTGTTTACCAAGGTTATTTGACAGTAAACGCACCTCAAAATTTAGCTTTTAAAGTTACTCCAGAACAGGATTGGGACGAATTTTATGGTTTGGACGTCAACGGTAATTTTGCTTTAGGAGCAGATGGTGATTTATTGCTTCCAGACGTTGGATCCTATCAAATTACCGTCAACCTGAACACTTTAACTTATACCATTTTACCTTATTCGTGGGGCATTATTGGACCTTCTACTGCAAATGGTTGGGATGCTGATACAGACATGAGCTACAATTATACCTCACAAGAATGGGAGTATACAGGCTTATTGGCTGCAGGATCGCTAAAATTTAGGCTAAATAATGAATGGGCCGTCAATTATGGTACTGAAAACGGCAATAGTGGCGAAATTGAAAATGGCGAAGTTTATCTTGATAATCCTGGAGCCCATGCAATTGTTGAGGGTGGATTCTATAAAGTAAGCTTTTCTGTCAATCCAAACGACCCTGAAATTGCTATTTATTCTGTAAGCAGTATCTCTTATTCATGGGGAATTATTGGTGATGCCACTCCAAGTGGATGGGATGCCGATACAGATATGACCTACGATTTTGAAATTTCAAAATGGACCTTTACAGGCAACCTAGTTCCAGGAGCATTAAAATTCAGACTCAATGATGAATGGACAACCAATTATGGTACAGAAGATGGCAACAGCGGCAATATTGTTGATGGCATCATGTATTTAGATAATCCTGGAGCACATAGTATTACTGAAGCAGGAAATTATGAAATTACTTTTAGTACAGATCCAGATAGTCCTGCCACCGCAATCTATTCCGTTACACAGCTATAATTTAAAAACTAAAAAATTCAATGAAAAATCTATTCTTAAATATCCTATTTACACTGTGTTCAATCACAGCTTTGACATCTTGTGGTTCTAATGATGATGGTACCGCTGATTCATCCCAGTATGATCAGTATGGTACCCCATTCTCTAACATGCCACAACCAAAAGATGCCATCATCTATCAAGTTAATTTAAGAGCTTTCAGTGCTGAAGGCACTATCAATGGTGTAAGAGAACGTTTAGAGCATATCCAATCTCTTGGCGCCAATGTTATTTATTTGATGCCCATTTATCCTGTTGGTGTTTTGAATTCTGTGGGAGAATTGGGCTCTCCATATTCTGTTAGAGACTATAAATCAGTTGGCGCAGAATATGGAACCTTACAAGATTTACGAGCTTTGGTTGATGAAGCGCACAGTATGAATATGGCGGTTATTTTAGATTGGGTAGCCAACCACACCTCATGGGATAATGCATGGATAACTGAGCATCCAGAATGGTATCTCAAAGATGAAGATGGAAATATAACGCCGCCTCCAGGAACTGGCTGGAACGATGTTGCCCAATTGGACTTTGATAATACCGAAGTAAGGGAAGCCATGATTGATGCCATGTGCTATTGGGTATACAATGCCAATATTGATGGATTTAGATGTGATTATGCTGATGGGGTTCCACAAACTTTTTGGGCAGATGCAGTTAGTACAGTAAGATCTATAAAAAACCAAGAGATGCTAATGCTGGCTGAAGGAACACGAAACAATCATTTTAATGCTGATTTTGATTATACTTTTGGTTTCAGGTATTTTGATGCACTTAAAAACGTCTTTTCTGAAGGTGAACCTGCATCATCACTACAAAATGCAAATGCCGAAGAGTATGCCAATAATTATAACAATGATGATCGTATAGTACGTTATACCACAAATCATGATGTCAATATTACAGACGGTAGCCCAATAGAGCTTTTTGGTGGAAAACCAGGTTCTATGGCTACATTTGTAGTTACTGCGTATATGAAATCTATCCCAATGATCTACAATGGTCAAGAAATTGGCTACGCACCACGCATTCCATTTTTTAACCAAACCCCAATTGATTGGAGTACTGCTGATGCTGATATTTTTGCACAATACCAACAAATCATTGACTTCAGAAAAAATAGTGAAGCTATAAAAACCGGTGTTTATAATGGCTACAGCAGCAATGCCATTTCTGCGTTTACCATGAAAACCGATACCGATACCGTTTTGGTGCTTTCCAATTTAACCAATGGCAATGTCAATTACACTGTACCACCATCGTTAGTTGGAGATTCTTGGATCAATGCTTTTACAGACCAGTCCATGGCATTGAGCTCCCAAATTGCCTTAAGCCCTTACGAATATATCGTATTAAAAAAATAATCTTAATTCAACACATGTCTTACCTATCAAGATTTTCATTAAAATCCGTGGCACAAGGTGCTTTCACTTTACTGTTAATTGTGAGTTTTAACCATGGATTCTATGCGCAAACCATCACCTCCCCCAATAACAATCTATCCCTCTCCTTTGAAGTAAACTCTAATGGCGTACCATTTTATCACTTTGAATACAAAGGCAAGCCTGTTATCAAACCTAGTACTTTAGGAATTGAAGTCAAAGACCAACCGTCATTTATGGAAGGTTTTGAAATTGAGAGCTCCGAAGAAACTTCAGTTGATACCAATTGGGAACCTGTTATGGGCGAAGAAAAAACCATTAGAAACAATTACACAGAACTGTTGGTAACCCTAAAACAGCCGCAACACAATAACAGAAAGTTGAAAATTAGATTTCGGTTGTTCAACGATGGACTTGGATTTCGCTATGAATTTCCAAAACAAACCAACCTAAATTATTTCGTCATAAAAGAAGAACACACAGAGTTTCAATTATCGGGTAACCATAAAATATTCTGGATTCCTGGAGATTATGATACCAATGAATATGCCTATACCACTTCGAAAATAGCTGAAATCCCAAAATTGATGGAAAAAGCAACGGTCTTTATCAGCGCTCAACACCCCATCAAAGAGTTGGCCGTTCAAACACCTTCTATGATGAAAACAGATGATGGATTATACATTAATATCCATGAAGCTGCATTGGTGAATTATCCTGCAATGTCCTTAAGTGTGGATGCAGAAAATTATAAAATGAGTTCCCATCTAACTCCAGATGCCGTGGGCAATAAAGGCTATATGCAAACAAATGCCCAATCACCATGGCGAACAATTGTAGTTAGTGATAAAGCAACTGATGTTTTGGCTTCAAAACTGATATTGAACCTTAACGAACCTACCTCTTACAAAGATGTCTCATGGATTAAACCCATGAAATACATAGGTGTTTGGTGGGAATATTTTGTGGCAGGGAAAAGCACTTGGGCATACGGCACAGAAACCAATGTAAAATTAGATCAGGATTTCAGCAAGCTTACACCTAATGGAAAACATGGCGCCACTAACGAGCGTGTTAAATCTTATGTTGATTTTGCATCTAAACATGGTTTTGATGCCGTTTTGGTAGAAGGATGGAACATTGGCTGGGAAGATTGGATTGGCAATTGGAAAGAAAATGTATTTGATTTTGTAACTCCATATCCTGACTTTGACGTGGAAGCCATGCGAGATTATGCAGTATCAAAAGGAGTGAGAATCATGATGCATCATGAAACGTCTGCCTCTGCAACAAATTATGAACGCCGCTTGGATAGAGCATTTCAGTTTATGGAAGACAACAATTACAATGCTGTAAAAACAGGTTATGTAGGGCAAATCATCCCAAGAGGAGAACATCATGATGGGCAATGGATGGTTAACCATTACATTCATGTGGCAAAACGCGCTGCAGATTACCAAATCTTGATCAACAGCCACGAAGCCGTAAGACCAACCGGACTGCACAGAACCTATCCAAACTGGATTGCACAAGAATCAGCAAGAGGAACAGAATTTGAAGCTATGGGAGGTCTAGCTCCAGAACATACCACAATTTTGCCTTTTACAAGGCTTATGGGAGGACCAATGGATTATACTCCAGGAATTTTCCAAACAGATTTGACGTATTATAACACTGGTGGTAATCAGCGCGTCAACACAACGCTAACCAAGCAATTGGCGTATTATGTCACCATGTACAGCCCTTTGCAAATGGCAGCAGATATTCCTGATAACTATGAGCGTTTTCCTGACGCGTTTCAGTTTATAAAAGATGTAGCGCTAGATTGGGATGCGTCTTATTTTCAAGAAGCTGAACCTGGAGATTACATCACTATTGCCAGAAAGGCAAAAGGCAAAAATGAATGGTATGTCGGTGGGATTACAGATGAAAACTCAAGAACAGCAGCCCTTGATTTTTCATATTTACCAAAAGGAAAAAAATACATCGCCACTATTTATGCTGATGCCAAAGATGCCAGTTGGAATAAAAATCCACAAGCTTACACCATCAAAAAAGGCATAGTTACCAATAAAAGCAAATGGAGCCAATTCATTGCACCGGGTGGCGGATTTGCAATAAGCATCAAAGAAGCTGATGCATTAGAATTAAAATCTTTGAAAAAACTATAAAAGCTATGCGCTTTGAGGTGCATCTATTTAATACTAATTAAACTAATAAATTATGAGAAAAATTACCTTTTTAATTATCTGTTTATTGAGCTTATTCTCAGCCAACGCTCAATTTGATTCGATGGCAATTGTTGGTGACGGTGTGGGCGGATGGCCAACAGGTGATGCAGGCGAAGTAGACACTCATCAAATGAGCTCAACTGATGGTATCAACTGGAGTATTAATAACTTAGAGACCACAAGCGGGTCTGTAAAGTTTAGAGCAGAAAATTCGTGGACAAATAATTGGGGAGGTGCCTTCCCCGAAGGGGTTGCGGTTGCCGATGGAACTAATATTTCAACACCAGTTGGCATTTATGATGTGACTTTTAATAGTAATACACTAGAATTTAGTTTTACGGTGTCAAACATCTATCCAGTAATAAGTCTTACAGGTCCAGGTGTTGGTGGTAACACGGTAGATATTGATCTGGGAACTACCGATGGAATTCAATATTTCGGAAATAATATTACTATTGATGGTGAAGTGAAATTTCGTCAAAACCATGACTCAGCAGAAGGTATCTGGGAACCATTAACGTTCCCTTCAGGGACTGCAATTTATAATGGTTCTGGGGCACTCAATGTGCCTGGCAATAGTTATAGAGTTACGTTTAATCTGAATACTTTAGAATATGCTTTTGAGTATTTAAGCATTGCAATTGTAGGATCTAGTACACCTCAAGGTTGGCCGTCTGATCCTCAAATAGACGAGCATGTAATGACTACTATCGACGGAATCCATTATATTATTAATAGTCTGACTTTGACAACAGGTGCAGTTAAGTTTAGACAAAATAATAGTTGGGAAGTGCAATGGGGTGGAGACGGAGGATTTCCTTCGGGAACTGGATCACTAAGTGGAGAAGATATTAATGTAGCCGCAGGAGATTACAGCATTATGCTGAATAGATTAACTGGAGCTTATAATTTTGATGGGCCAATTGGTTATGCCTCTGTTCCAAACTGTACACTTATACCGGTCATTTCAACTACAGCATCTTCGGGAAATGCGCTGCTCGCAACAGATGGTGATAGCAGTACAAAATGGGAAAGTTCATTAGAAGAGGATCAAAGTTTAACGTTAGATTTAGGATCGCCAAATACTATAAATGCTGTAACTATAGATTGGGGTATAGCAAGTGCAAATAATTATTTTTTAAGTGGATCTGTTGATGGCACTAACTGGACAGAAATTGCTGAAAAAAGTAATATGAATTACGGTGCTCGTACTGATGTTATTAACGTCAATGCAGAGTTTCGCTGGCTTAAAGTGGATGGTGTATCACCTAATACGCAAAATGGATATGCTATCTATGAGATTAACGTTTGTGGTACATCAATAATAGACAATTCTAAACGTATTCTATTTGTTGGAAATAGTTATACATATTATAATGCAATGCCATTTATGTTGCAAGATATCGCTGCTTCTATGGGTGATGAGTTAGTAGTGCAAAGCAATACTATAGGAGGAACAAGTCTTGAGTCACACTACGAAAATTCTGGAACTACAGATAGAATCGAAGAAGGTAATTGGGATTATGTGGTACTTCAGGATCAAAGCCAACGTCCTGCTCTTGAAGAAGAATATGTAGCAACACATACATTTGCATTTGCAACTCTGCTTGTAGATATGGTTCATGATTATAGCCCTTGTGCAGATTTGTTTTTCTATCAAACTTGGGGTCGAGAAAACGGTGATGCTCAAAATTGTCCAACCATACCAGAAGTATGTACTTACTTAGGCATGGATGAACGTTTACAGGAGCGTTATACCCAAATGGCAAATGATAATGATGCGATGCTTTCACCTGTAGGAAGAGTTAGACGTGAAATAAGAGAATTATATCCAGAAATTGATCTTTATGTAGAT
Proteins encoded in this window:
- a CDS encoding TonB-dependent receptor — translated: MIGSPLFAVNSNDLSFETVTIQQITVTGKVIDEYGMPLPGANVIEKGTSNGVATDIDGNFSINVLDSSSILVISYVGYQPKEIISSNTLAPIQLEADASALDEIVVVGYGSTKRRDVTGAVASVSEKDMNQGAITSPLQLISGKAAGVNINQTGSEPGSSPSVRIRGISSLIGGNDPLVVVDGIQGNMDLLSQIPPSEIASIDILKDASATAIYGSRGAAGVIIVSTKKNKAGMTTLQYVGSSSIDYIPKKLDMLGADQWWAQAQLSGVPASANHGSNTDWYNLLTQTGSTQTHTLSFGGGADKFNYRASVSAILQEGVVINSKNQKYIGRIVATQKALDDNLTLTYNLNSGIVENTGTVQSIGRASFTSNLITNAYLMRPTDPVFDIDGSYFNDPNVFQYLNPYAVAQTVVNEGQQDNLFGSLKADLKIYEDLTLGWFGSWRKTNNTNGFFLPVESTSASAIDQNGFANINNSKQNEKLMNISLSYKKTFGEHNLNALALYEWQNQTYQGNYAQARGFINNIATYNALQLGDLSNVRPGDISSYKNDRTLISFLGRVNYSFMDRYLLTLSMRRDGSSVFGANHKWGNFPSASVAWQIDQEPFMENQTVFEQLKLRGGYGVTGNQQGLYPQNSLSLVGGSGVTYFGGQQITNFNVVQNANADLRWETKKQTNIGVDFSLLDSRLRGTIDVYTATTDNLLFDYTVPQPPYPYPSIKANVGSILNQGLEISLAYDLIDKEDMTLTLAGNVSFLKNEVKSLSGSINGVPLNTNYVPWGPSSYLIEGQPIGTFNILHHTGRDDSNAETVQDVNGDGIIDQGNRSPDRMLQGSALPTYTYAFNPTFRYKNFDVSMLWRGSGGNKIYNSLKSSLSYLENIGRSNVLESAVDLGIYTSQYGSDLWLEKGDFLRLENLTAGYTFDFKDVKYLDSVRLSITGNNLILITDYSGIDPELNFTGGNGFGGDNGIYPRTRSFVIGLDVKLN
- a CDS encoding RagB/SusD family nutrient uptake outer membrane protein, producing the protein MKRKNVVLIGFLSVLLVVACTNVDENVYDKYESNEFYGTPEGSDVALAAVYAQVAGNWGGVGYAGADNGWYDMNTMSSDEQVIPHRNTGDWQLDFARMFKHQWLPSDLMVNNTWNWLYRSIFNANLAVEQLVNADADPSKIAEAKVLRAFFYYLLMDDYGNVPFYTENNITVDQIPQANRSEVYDFIVTELTENVDLLSTEKGGNYYGRFNRWAGYTLLAKVYLNAEVYTGTPQWQACLDACEIISGGGFSLHTSAENASSPFESQYYDLFGDVLPEDETILAMYASVNIVSRNIYGIRSLFGPHAQAVFGYSGWNGTIVPTQYFLQYDENDIRRKQFIYGPQPGGVNYSLNVTSLDDPGAAPQAGVRGLKFYPAGTMDGGGASNDFPMYRYADILLMQAECHVRLGNTSAAKPFVDMVRQRAGLDALEGDPTITDVYNERTFELNWEGHRRQDMIRFGTFLQPNEFRSASSEFRKLFPIPTSALDANPGLEQNPGY
- a CDS encoding SusF/SusE family outer membrane protein translates to MKTFITKLFTISLVLFAFASCDDDAELTTLEFVSFPAAIEATPNTIVLSTENNSESVMTVSWPEVQFPIEAPVTYTLAMDVAADTFGENGWANAIRIPVGEDVLSTSILGNDLNDYVATLGLMPDVEGEVMLRVEAYMDRYVYSEPITVEVTPYVEEIASGELYIPGAYNAWDASTAAKLSAIATGVYQGYLTVNAPQNLAFKVTPEQDWDEFYGLDVNGNFALGADGDLLLPDVGSYQITVNLNTLTYTILPYSWGIIGPSTANGWDADTDMSYNYTSQEWEYTGLLAAGSLKFRLNNEWAVNYGTENGNSGEIENGEVYLDNPGAHAIVEGGFYKVSFSVNPNDPEIAIYSVSSISYSWGIIGDATPSGWDADTDMTYDFEISKWTFTGNLVPGALKFRLNDEWTTNYGTEDGNSGNIVDGIMYLDNPGAHSITEAGNYEITFSTDPDSPATAIYSVTQL
- a CDS encoding alpha-amylase family glycosyl hydrolase, with translation MKNLFLNILFTLCSITALTSCGSNDDGTADSSQYDQYGTPFSNMPQPKDAIIYQVNLRAFSAEGTINGVRERLEHIQSLGANVIYLMPIYPVGVLNSVGELGSPYSVRDYKSVGAEYGTLQDLRALVDEAHSMNMAVILDWVANHTSWDNAWITEHPEWYLKDEDGNITPPPGTGWNDVAQLDFDNTEVREAMIDAMCYWVYNANIDGFRCDYADGVPQTFWADAVSTVRSIKNQEMLMLAEGTRNNHFNADFDYTFGFRYFDALKNVFSEGEPASSLQNANAEEYANNYNNDDRIVRYTTNHDVNITDGSPIELFGGKPGSMATFVVTAYMKSIPMIYNGQEIGYAPRIPFFNQTPIDWSTADADIFAQYQQIIDFRKNSEAIKTGVYNGYSSNAISAFTMKTDTDTVLVLSNLTNGNVNYTVPPSLVGDSWINAFTDQSMALSSQIALSPYEYIVLKK
- a CDS encoding glycoside hydrolase family 97 protein, with product MSYLSRFSLKSVAQGAFTLLLIVSFNHGFYAQTITSPNNNLSLSFEVNSNGVPFYHFEYKGKPVIKPSTLGIEVKDQPSFMEGFEIESSEETSVDTNWEPVMGEEKTIRNNYTELLVTLKQPQHNNRKLKIRFRLFNDGLGFRYEFPKQTNLNYFVIKEEHTEFQLSGNHKIFWIPGDYDTNEYAYTTSKIAEIPKLMEKATVFISAQHPIKELAVQTPSMMKTDDGLYINIHEAALVNYPAMSLSVDAENYKMSSHLTPDAVGNKGYMQTNAQSPWRTIVVSDKATDVLASKLILNLNEPTSYKDVSWIKPMKYIGVWWEYFVAGKSTWAYGTETNVKLDQDFSKLTPNGKHGATNERVKSYVDFASKHGFDAVLVEGWNIGWEDWIGNWKENVFDFVTPYPDFDVEAMRDYAVSKGVRIMMHHETSASATNYERRLDRAFQFMEDNNYNAVKTGYVGQIIPRGEHHDGQWMVNHYIHVAKRAADYQILINSHEAVRPTGLHRTYPNWIAQESARGTEFEAMGGLAPEHTTILPFTRLMGGPMDYTPGIFQTDLTYYNTGGNQRVNTTLTKQLAYYVTMYSPLQMAADIPDNYERFPDAFQFIKDVALDWDASYFQEAEPGDYITIARKAKGKNEWYVGGITDENSRTAALDFSYLPKGKKYIATIYADAKDASWNKNPQAYTIKKGIVTNKSKWSQFIAPGGGFAISIKEADALELKSLKKL